One genomic segment of Hordeum vulgare subsp. vulgare chromosome 2H, MorexV3_pseudomolecules_assembly, whole genome shotgun sequence includes these proteins:
- the LOC123431237 gene encoding 3-ketoacyl-CoA synthase 12-like, translated as MEPLLMLTALLLVHAVAFLVCTAAARRRHSQCYLLDYVCHKPSDDRKVSTEVAGKVIERNKRLGIPDYRFLLRVIVRSGIGEESYSPRNVLEHREDSPTHQDALEEMDAFFDEAIAALFLRTGIAPRDVDVLVVNVSMFSPAPSLASRIVHRFGMREDAATYNLSGMGCSAALVSLDLARNALRTRPMSLALVVSTESIAPNWYAGTDRSMMMSNCLFRCGGSAVLLTNDPSSLQGRAKMALRHLVRANTAADDVAHGCALQREDDNGRVGMSLSKALPKAVVRVMALNLRRLTPRVLPVSEILRFAASHMSKKLLSRVHVKAHGRHKINFKTGVEHFCLHPGGTAVVEAVKESFGLDEDDVEPSRMTLHRWGNTSSSSLWYVLSYMEAKGRLKRGDRVLMLTFGSGFKSNSCLWEVTRDMTDKGAWADCIDQYPPESITNPYMEKYTWVNEVEDVEV; from the coding sequence ATGGAGCCGCTTCTTATGCTCACGGCGCTCCTCCTTGTGCACGCGGTGGCTTTCCTGGTGTGCACGGCTGCTGCTCGTCGGCGGCACTCACAGTGCTACCTGCTGGACTACGTGTGCCATAAGCCGTCTGACGACCGCAAGGTTAGCACGGAGGTCGCCGGCAAGGTGATCGAGCGTAACAAGCGCCTCGGCATCCCCGACTACCGGTTCCTCCTCCGTGTCATCGTCCGCTCCGGCATCGGCGAAGAGAGCTACTCCCCGCGCAACGTCCTTGAGCACCGCGAGGACTCGCCCACCCACCAGGACGCGCTGGAGGAGATGGACGCCTTCTTCGACGAAGCCATCGCTGCGCTCTTCCTCAGGACTGGCATTGCGCCCCGCGACGTCGACGTGCTGGTCGTCAACGTCTCAATGTTCTCCCCTGCGCCGTCGCTCGCCTCCAGGATCGTGCACCGTTTCGGCATGCGCGAGGATGCCGCTACGTACAACCTTTCCGGCATGGGTTGCAGCGCTGCCCTGGTGTCACTGGATCTCGCGCGCAACGCGCTGCGGACGCGGCCGATGTCGCTAGCTCTGGTGGTCTCGACGGAGTCCATCGCCCCCAACTGGTACGCCGGCACCGACAGGTCCATGATGATGAGTAACTGCCTCTTTCGCTGCGGAGGCTCCGCCGTGCTGCTCACCAATGACCCGTCGTCGCTCCAGGGGCGTGCCAAGATGGCTCTCCGCCACCTCGTGCGAGCAAACACTGCCGCGGACGACGTGGCGCACGGGTGCGCGCTGCAGCGTGAGGACGACAACGGGCGCGTGGGGATGAGCCTCAGCAAGGCTTTGCCCAAGGCCGTCGTCCGGGTCATGGCACTAAACCTGCGGCGCCTCACCCCGCGCGTCCTCCCCGTGTCCGAGATCCTGCGGTTCGCCGCCAGCCACATGTCCAAGAAGCTTCTATCCCGCGTGCATGTGAAGGCACACGGACGCCACAAGATCAACTTCAAGACCGGCGTGGAGCACTTCTGCCTCCACCCCGGCGGCACCGCcgtagtcgaggcagtgaaggagAGCTTCGGTCTAGACGAGGACGACGTGGAGCCTTCGCGGATGACGCTGCACCGGTGGGGCAACACGTCTTCGAGCAGCCTCTGGTACGTCCTGTCCTACATGGAGGCCAAGGGGAGGCTCAAGAGAGGGGACAGGGTGCTCATGCTCACCTTTGGGTCGGGATTCAAGTCCAACAGTTGCCTGTGGGAGGTGACCCGTGACATGACTGACAAGGGCGCGTGGGCAGACTGCATCGACCAATACCCACCGGAGAGCATCACCAACCCCTACATGGAAAAGTACACATGGGTCAACGAGGTCGAGGATGTGGAGGTTTAG